A genomic segment from Sphingopyxis sp. DBS4 encodes:
- a CDS encoding glycosyltransferase family 1 protein, producing MKILIVTDAWEPQVNGVVRTLQATIGELRKAGHEVAVISPDLFRSIPCPSYGEIRLAFAGWRKVGRMIRGFAPQAIHISTEGPLGLAARRWCLKTGFPFTTAYHTRFPEYVAARLPVSPAFVWRFIRWFHRPARHIMVATRSLARELADQGLTQTMPWERGVDQALFHPERTPHPAFAELPRPIQLYVGRVAVEKNIEAFLNTAQPGSKVIVGDGPALDALKARHPDALFLGKLGGEALARAYAGADVFVFPSRTDTFGLVVIEALSCGTPVAAYPVPGPGDIVQGGAGALDEDLNAAIAAALACDRINAVALGARYSWAACTAQFVQALTFVPTEPAAIAPSGTPYPA from the coding sequence ATGAAAATCCTGATCGTCACCGACGCCTGGGAGCCGCAGGTCAACGGCGTCGTCCGCACCTTGCAGGCGACGATCGGCGAACTCCGCAAGGCGGGGCACGAGGTCGCGGTGATCTCACCCGACCTGTTCCGCTCGATCCCCTGCCCGAGCTATGGCGAAATCCGCCTCGCCTTCGCCGGCTGGCGAAAGGTCGGGCGGATGATCAGGGGCTTCGCCCCGCAGGCGATCCATATCTCGACCGAGGGTCCGCTCGGTCTCGCCGCGCGGCGATGGTGCCTGAAGACAGGTTTTCCTTTCACCACCGCCTATCACACGCGCTTTCCCGAATATGTGGCGGCGCGGCTGCCGGTTTCGCCCGCCTTCGTCTGGCGCTTCATCCGCTGGTTCCACCGCCCGGCGCGCCATATCATGGTCGCGACGCGCAGCCTCGCCCGCGAGCTCGCGGATCAGGGACTGACCCAAACGATGCCGTGGGAGCGCGGCGTCGATCAGGCGCTGTTCCACCCCGAGCGCACGCCGCATCCGGCATTCGCGGAACTGCCCCGCCCGATCCAGCTCTATGTCGGCCGCGTCGCGGTCGAGAAGAATATCGAGGCCTTCCTGAACACGGCGCAGCCGGGCTCGAAAGTGATCGTCGGCGACGGCCCGGCGCTCGATGCGCTCAAGGCGCGTCATCCCGACGCGCTTTTCCTCGGCAAGCTCGGCGGGGAAGCGCTGGCGCGTGCCTATGCCGGGGCCGACGTCTTCGTCTTTCCCAGCCGCACCGACACGTTCGGCCTCGTCGTCATCGAGGCCTTGTCGTGCGGAACCCCGGTCGCCGCCTATCCGGTGCCCGGCCCCGGCGACATCGTGCAGGGCGGCGCGGGGGCGCTCGACGAGGATCTGAACGCCGCAATCGCCGCCGCGCTGGCCTGCGACCGCATCAACGCAGTCGCCCTCGGCGCGCGCTACAGTTGGGCCGCCTGCACGGCGCAATTCGTCCAGGCGCTGACCTTCGTGCCCACCGAACCCGCGGCGATCGCCCCGTCGGGCACGCCCTATCCCGCCTAG
- a CDS encoding UDP-2,3-diacylglucosamine diphosphatase, with the protein MATISTLPIPARFADPFTTEPHIPERVIGERRSYRAVWVSDIHLGTRGCNAAMLIDFFDHVDCETLYLVGDIIDGWRLKKRHFWPPEHNDVVWRVLKRAKRGTRVVYVPGNHDEMVKPFDGFDFGGVEIRREAIHQTADGKSLLVVHGDEFDAVMLAHRWLAFVGDAAYTALMKANVVVNAIRGKLGLPYWSLSMVAKHKVKNAVQFIGRYEEVVAHAARSRGVDGVVCGHIHSAEMREIDGALYYNDGDWVEGCTALVEHHDGRMEILHWAEEVAARAVPAQLALPAAA; encoded by the coding sequence ATGGCAACGATTTCGACCCTGCCGATCCCCGCCCGCTTTGCCGACCCCTTCACCACCGAGCCGCATATCCCCGAGCGCGTGATCGGCGAGCGGCGCAGCTATCGCGCGGTGTGGGTCAGCGACATCCACCTCGGCACGCGCGGCTGCAACGCCGCGATGCTGATCGACTTCTTCGACCATGTCGATTGCGAGACGCTGTATCTCGTCGGCGACATCATCGACGGCTGGCGGCTCAAGAAGCGGCATTTCTGGCCGCCCGAGCATAATGACGTCGTCTGGCGCGTCCTCAAGCGTGCCAAGCGCGGCACCCGCGTCGTCTATGTCCCCGGCAACCATGACGAGATGGTGAAGCCGTTCGACGGCTTCGATTTCGGCGGGGTCGAAATCCGCCGCGAGGCGATCCACCAGACCGCCGACGGCAAGAGCCTGCTCGTCGTCCATGGCGACGAATTCGACGCAGTGATGCTCGCGCACCGCTGGCTCGCCTTCGTCGGCGACGCCGCCTACACCGCGCTGATGAAGGCGAATGTGGTGGTCAACGCCATCCGCGGCAAATTGGGCCTTCCCTATTGGTCGCTGTCGATGGTCGCCAAGCACAAGGTCAAGAACGCCGTCCAGTTCATCGGCCGCTATGAGGAAGTCGTCGCTCACGCCGCCCGCTCGCGCGGGGTCGACGGCGTGGTGTGCGGCCATATCCACAGCGCCGAGATGCGCGAGATCGACGGCGCGCTCTATTATAACGACGGCGACTGGGTCGAGGGTTGCACCGCGCTGGTCGAGCATCATGACGGACGCATGGAAATCCTTCATTGGGCCGAGGAAGTCGCGGCGCGCGCCGTGCCGGCCCAGCTCGCGCTACCGGCGGCCGCATGA
- a CDS encoding aldehyde dehydrogenase family protein, giving the protein MIVKLKDVYPLYLNNKAVQPNTDLVVTDKYTGEVAFRTALATPDVIDEAIAGAVRAAEPMAKLASYERRDVLTHCVGRFQERFDELAYALCVEAGKPIADAEGEVGRLIDTFRIAAEEAVRNYGEVQPLDISARAKGYMGMWKRVPIGPCSFISPFNFPLNLAAHKIAPAIAIGCPFVMKPASMTPLGAIIMGEVLAECDILPEGAFSILPASRDGADLFTTDERLKLLSFTGSPGVGWDLKAKAGKKKIVLELGGNAAVIVDKDADLDHALARIIFGAFYQSGQSCIGVQRIIIHADIYDQFRDMLVEKTKTLVAGDPKDRSTFIGPMISEKEAARLDGWIQEAVANGAKLLVGGKREGAMLEATLLEDVDRRASAYREEAFGPLAILSKFTDWDAALAEVNDSKFGLQAGLFTRDLHQVLEAWDHLDVGGVVVNDVSSYRVDNMPYGGVKDSGLGREGIRFAMEDMSEIRNLVIRRA; this is encoded by the coding sequence ATGATTGTGAAGTTGAAAGACGTCTATCCGCTCTACCTCAACAACAAGGCGGTGCAGCCGAACACCGACCTTGTCGTCACCGACAAATATACCGGCGAGGTCGCGTTCCGCACCGCGCTCGCCACCCCCGACGTGATCGACGAAGCGATCGCCGGAGCGGTGCGCGCCGCCGAGCCGATGGCGAAGCTCGCGAGCTATGAGCGGCGCGACGTGCTGACCCACTGCGTCGGCCGCTTTCAGGAGCGCTTCGACGAACTCGCCTATGCGCTCTGCGTCGAGGCGGGAAAGCCGATCGCCGACGCCGAGGGCGAGGTCGGCCGCCTGATCGACACCTTCCGCATCGCCGCCGAGGAAGCGGTGCGCAACTATGGCGAGGTCCAGCCGCTCGACATTTCGGCGCGCGCCAAGGGCTATATGGGGATGTGGAAGCGCGTGCCGATCGGGCCGTGCAGCTTCATCTCGCCGTTCAACTTCCCGCTCAATCTCGCCGCGCACAAGATCGCCCCCGCGATCGCGATCGGCTGCCCCTTCGTGATGAAGCCCGCGTCGATGACCCCGCTCGGCGCGATCATCATGGGCGAGGTGCTCGCCGAATGCGACATCCTGCCCGAAGGCGCGTTCAGCATCCTGCCCGCGAGCCGCGACGGCGCCGACCTGTTCACCACCGACGAGCGGCTGAAACTGCTGAGCTTCACCGGCTCACCCGGCGTCGGCTGGGACCTCAAGGCCAAGGCGGGCAAAAAGAAGATCGTTCTCGAACTCGGCGGCAACGCCGCGGTGATCGTCGACAAGGACGCCGACCTCGACCATGCACTCGCACGCATCATCTTCGGCGCTTTCTACCAGTCGGGGCAGTCGTGCATCGGCGTCCAGCGGATCATCATCCATGCCGACATCTACGATCAATTCCGCGACATGCTGGTCGAAAAAACCAAGACGCTGGTCGCGGGCGATCCCAAGGACCGCAGCACCTTCATCGGCCCGATGATCTCCGAAAAGGAAGCCGCGCGGCTCGATGGCTGGATTCAGGAAGCGGTCGCGAACGGCGCGAAGCTGCTCGTCGGCGGCAAACGCGAGGGCGCGATGCTGGAGGCGACCTTGCTCGAAGACGTCGACCGCCGCGCCAGCGCCTACCGCGAGGAGGCGTTCGGCCCGCTCGCCATCCTCTCGAAATTCACCGATTGGGACGCGGCGCTCGCGGAGGTCAACGACAGCAAGTTCGGCCTCCAGGCCGGCCTCTTCACGCGCGATCTGCATCAGGTGCTGGAGGCGTGGGACCATCTCGACGTCGGCGGCGTCGTCGTCAACGACGTCTCGAGCTACCGCGTCGACAACATGCCCTATGGCGGGGTGAAGGATTCGGGCCTCGGCCGCGAAGGCATCCGCTTCGCGATGGAGGATATGAGCGAAATCCGGAATCTGGTGATCCGGCGGGCCTGA
- a CDS encoding GIY-YIG nuclease family protein — protein MSQTYHVYVLASGRNGTLYTGVTGDLARRMGQHRNGEGSKFAAKYGVDRLVHAEAFSDVNEAIAREKAIKKWRRAWKLELIEHGNPQWLDLFDRIND, from the coding sequence ATGAGCCAGACCTATCACGTCTATGTCCTCGCTAGCGGACGCAACGGCACGCTTTACACCGGCGTGACCGGGGACTTGGCCCGGCGGATGGGGCAACATCGAAACGGCGAAGGCTCGAAATTCGCTGCGAAATATGGTGTTGATCGTCTGGTACACGCGGAGGCCTTCTCCGACGTGAACGAGGCTATCGCGCGGGAAAAGGCGATCAAGAAATGGCGCAGAGCGTGGAAGCTGGAATTGATCGAGCACGGTAATCCGCAATGGCTCGATCTGTTTGATCGGATCAACGACTGA
- a CDS encoding acetolactate synthase large subunit, which produces MKKASDLFIECLEEEGVEYIFGVPGEENLDFLDSLSRSKKIKLILTRHEQGAGFMAATYGRHTGKTGVCLATLGPGATNFVTAAAYAQLGGMPMMMITGQKPIKKSKQGRFQILDVVAMMGPITKYTHQMASSDNIPSRVREAFRLAEEEKPGAVHIELPEDIADEHTESLPLKRSHSRRPTADVKSIREAVKALENAKSPVLVIGAGANRTMTSRMLLQFIEKTGIPFLTTQLGKGVIDERHPKFLGCAALSAGDFVHRAVEASDCIVNIGHDVIEKPPFFMKAGGPTVIHVSTKTAEVDPVYFPDIEVIGDIANAIWQMKEDIVPNGGWAFDHMLAYRQAEVDHTAPLAADARFPIFPPHLVQQVRDAMPDDGIICLDNGVYKIWFARGYTAYRPNTVLLDNALATMGAGLPSAMMSAMVYPDRKVMAICGDGGFMMNSQEMETAVRLGLNITVLILNDSSYGMIRWKQANMGFQDWGLTYGNPDFVKYAESYGAKGHRVESAAHLKELLAHTLSTPGVHLIDCPVDYSENDQILNVDIKKLSKEL; this is translated from the coding sequence ATGAAAAAAGCATCCGACCTGTTCATCGAATGCCTCGAGGAAGAGGGCGTCGAATATATCTTCGGCGTTCCCGGCGAGGAGAATCTCGATTTTCTCGACAGCCTGTCGCGCTCGAAAAAGATCAAGCTGATCCTGACCCGCCACGAACAGGGCGCGGGCTTCATGGCCGCGACCTATGGCCGCCACACCGGCAAGACCGGCGTCTGCCTCGCGACGCTTGGTCCCGGCGCGACGAACTTCGTCACTGCAGCGGCTTACGCGCAGCTCGGTGGGATGCCGATGATGATGATCACCGGGCAGAAACCGATCAAGAAATCGAAGCAGGGCCGCTTCCAGATTCTCGACGTTGTCGCGATGATGGGTCCGATCACCAAATATACCCACCAGATGGCTTCGTCCGACAATATCCCGAGCCGCGTGCGCGAGGCCTTTCGCCTCGCCGAGGAGGAAAAGCCCGGTGCGGTGCATATCGAACTGCCCGAGGATATCGCCGACGAGCATACCGAAAGCCTGCCGCTGAAGCGCAGCCATTCGCGCCGGCCGACCGCCGACGTCAAATCGATCCGCGAGGCGGTGAAGGCGCTCGAGAACGCGAAATCGCCGGTGCTGGTGATCGGCGCGGGCGCGAACCGCACGATGACCAGCCGGATGCTGCTGCAATTCATCGAAAAGACCGGCATCCCCTTCCTGACCACCCAGCTCGGCAAGGGCGTGATCGACGAGCGGCATCCGAAATTCCTCGGCTGCGCCGCGCTGTCGGCGGGCGACTTCGTCCACCGCGCGGTCGAGGCGTCGGACTGCATCGTCAACATCGGCCACGACGTCATTGAAAAACCGCCCTTCTTCATGAAGGCGGGCGGGCCGACCGTCATCCACGTCTCGACCAAGACCGCCGAGGTCGATCCCGTCTATTTCCCCGACATCGAGGTGATCGGCGACATCGCCAACGCCATCTGGCAGATGAAGGAGGATATCGTCCCCAACGGCGGCTGGGCGTTCGATCATATGCTCGCCTATCGCCAGGCCGAGGTCGACCATACCGCGCCGCTCGCCGCCGACGCGCGCTTCCCGATCTTCCCGCCGCATCTGGTGCAGCAGGTCCGCGATGCGATGCCCGACGACGGGATCATCTGCCTCGACAACGGCGTCTATAAGATCTGGTTCGCGCGCGGCTATACCGCCTATCGCCCGAACACCGTGCTGCTCGACAATGCGCTCGCGACGATGGGCGCGGGGCTGCCGTCGGCGATGATGTCGGCGATGGTCTATCCCGATCGCAAGGTGATGGCGATCTGCGGCGACGGCGGTTTCATGATGAACAGCCAGGAGATGGAGACCGCAGTGCGCCTCGGCCTCAACATCACCGTGCTGATCCTCAACGATTCGAGCTATGGCATGATCCGCTGGAAACAGGCGAACATGGGCTTTCAGGATTGGGGGCTGACATACGGCAACCCCGATTTCGTCAAATATGCCGAGAGCTACGGCGCCAAGGGCCACCGCGTCGAAAGCGCCGCCCACCTAAAGGAATTGCTGGCGCATACGCTGAGCACGCCGGGCGTCCACCTGATCGATTGCCCGGTGGACTATTCGGAGAACGACCAGATTTTGAACGTCGACATCAAGAAGCTGTCGAAGGAACTTTAA
- a CDS encoding GFA family protein — protein MSLQGSCLCRAVRYEIDELSSPIGFCHCHTCRKAHAAAAAPTARVRRENFRWLIGDEIVKGYESSPGKVRYFCGRCGSHLVAMRTGQDEYILRVATLDADPVLRPVIHIWTSHDVPWLADDDLPMVPEGLA, from the coding sequence ATGTCGCTCCAAGGAAGTTGCCTGTGCCGTGCGGTCCGATATGAAATCGATGAACTGTCGAGCCCCATCGGATTTTGTCACTGCCACACATGCAGAAAGGCCCACGCAGCGGCAGCGGCCCCGACCGCTCGGGTCCGTCGCGAGAATTTTCGTTGGCTGATCGGCGACGAGATTGTGAAAGGCTATGAATCTTCACCGGGCAAGGTGAGGTATTTCTGCGGCCGGTGCGGGTCACACCTCGTTGCTATGCGTACCGGGCAAGACGAATATATACTGCGCGTCGCCACTCTCGATGCCGACCCCGTGCTTCGGCCCGTGATTCATATCTGGACATCGCACGATGTTCCTTGGCTGGCAGACGACGACCTGCCCATGGTTCCGGAAGGCCTCGCCTAA
- the cobT gene encoding cobaltochelatase subunit CobT produces MASQSPLDDLKTALSSVARAVTRDAEVEVGFTADAPAQIGKAIKVPTPSRTLPRDQVAEARGFADSYALRMKHHSDKLHNAARPAEPLAAAAFDAMERARVEALGARNMVGMRANLSASLAMRMRSDPIARAQTKDDVPISSALELMLREALTGEQAPQGTETGLSLVREWITKDAGGDLTALAMLIDDQAAFAETAKLALRHLDLIQGDEPVEQGSEDSGEEDESEAEDSQEEQESEDGGAGESQVDARAEMAGDQADDGESDPDAQEMEADGEPEMGGEGDEGMLPVRPNRLPTDVPDFNYIRFTEKHDEIVAATELCDADELTRLRAYLDQQMTHLQGAVTKLANRLQRRLMAQQNRAWDFDQEEGQLDAARLARVVVSPGQSLSYKIERDTDFRDTVVTLLLDNSGSMRGRPISIAAISADILARTLERCGVKTEILGFTTRTWKGGQSREDWLAAGRPPHPGRLNDLRHIIYKPADEPYRRARKSLGLMMREGLLKENIDGEALMWAHHRIINRPEERRILMVISDGAPVDDSTLSVNHGAYLDQHLRQVIEWIENRSPVELCAIGIGHDVTRYYSRAVTIMDAEQLGGTMVEQLAGLFDID; encoded by the coding sequence ATGGCCTCCCAATCTCCCCTCGACGATCTGAAAACCGCGCTGTCGAGCGTCGCGCGCGCGGTCACCCGCGATGCGGAGGTCGAGGTCGGCTTCACCGCCGACGCCCCCGCGCAGATCGGCAAGGCGATCAAGGTGCCGACCCCGTCGCGCACGCTGCCGCGCGATCAGGTCGCCGAGGCACGCGGCTTCGCCGACAGCTATGCGCTGCGCATGAAGCATCACAGCGACAAGCTGCACAACGCGGCGCGCCCCGCCGAACCGCTCGCCGCCGCGGCGTTCGATGCGATGGAACGCGCGCGGGTCGAGGCGCTCGGCGCGCGCAACATGGTGGGGATGCGCGCCAACCTGTCGGCCAGCCTCGCGATGCGGATGCGGTCGGACCCGATCGCCCGTGCGCAGACCAAGGACGACGTGCCGATATCGAGCGCGCTCGAACTGATGCTGCGCGAGGCGCTGACCGGCGAGCAGGCGCCGCAGGGGACCGAGACCGGCCTGTCGCTGGTGCGCGAATGGATCACCAAGGATGCGGGCGGCGACCTGACCGCGCTTGCAATGCTTATCGACGATCAGGCCGCCTTCGCCGAAACCGCGAAACTCGCGCTCCGCCACCTCGACCTCATTCAGGGCGACGAGCCGGTCGAGCAAGGCTCAGAAGACAGCGGCGAAGAGGATGAGTCCGAGGCCGAGGACAGCCAGGAGGAACAGGAAAGCGAGGACGGCGGCGCCGGCGAAAGCCAGGTCGACGCGCGCGCCGAAATGGCGGGCGACCAGGCCGACGACGGCGAATCCGACCCCGACGCGCAGGAGATGGAGGCCGACGGCGAGCCCGAGATGGGCGGCGAAGGCGACGAGGGGATGCTCCCCGTCCGTCCCAACCGCCTGCCGACCGACGTCCCCGATTTCAATTACATCCGCTTCACCGAAAAGCACGACGAGATCGTCGCCGCGACCGAGCTTTGCGACGCCGACGAGCTGACGCGGCTGCGCGCCTATCTCGACCAGCAGATGACGCATCTGCAGGGCGCGGTGACCAAGCTCGCCAACCGCCTCCAGCGCCGCCTGATGGCGCAGCAGAACCGCGCGTGGGATTTCGATCAGGAGGAAGGCCAGCTCGACGCCGCCCGCCTCGCCCGCGTCGTCGTCTCGCCCGGCCAGTCGCTGTCCTACAAGATTGAACGCGACACCGATTTCCGCGACACCGTCGTCACCTTGCTGCTCGACAATAGTGGATCGATGCGCGGGCGGCCGATCAGCATCGCCGCGATCAGCGCCGACATCCTCGCGCGCACGCTCGAACGCTGCGGGGTGAAGACCGAAATCCTCGGCTTCACCACCCGCACCTGGAAGGGCGGGCAGAGCCGCGAGGACTGGCTCGCCGCCGGGCGCCCGCCACACCCCGGCCGCCTCAACGATCTCCGCCACATCATCTACAAGCCCGCCGACGAACCCTATCGCCGCGCGCGCAAGTCGCTCGGCCTGATGATGCGCGAGGGACTGCTCAAGGAAAATATCGACGGCGAAGCCTTGATGTGGGCCCACCACCGCATCATCAACCGGCCCGAGGAGCGCCGCATCCTGATGGTGATCAGCGACGGCGCCCCGGTCGACGACAGCACGCTGTCGGTCAATCACGGCGCCTATCTCGACCAGCATCTCCGCCAGGTGATCGAATGGATCGAGAACCGCTCGCCGGTCGAGCTTTGCGCGATCGGCATCGGCCACGACGTGACCCGCTATTACAGCCGCGCGGTGACGATCATGGACGCCGAACAATTGGGCGGAACGATGGTCGAGCAGCTGGCGGGGCTGTTCGATATCGATTGA
- a CDS encoding alpha/beta hydrolase, with protein sequence MQRWIASTLPALLLTGCISPVDYGDVRHAAYVADPRCTTAAGVPVDAAALPLFFVTSRLPDCRTEAVTLTNHRGDTIRYGRFAAPGESTIGGKKKFRTPMAFQDEGDWWQALQAETDRKQGRVLLYVHGYRETFETTSKDAAQIARMTGFDGPVIEYSWPSQGEVLKYAVDETNMYHDVRYFGDFLRTLADRPWVKEIVVVSHSLGARLVIPAIATADRLSRRAGRATNISNIILASPDIDRETFERDIAGDVLAPERVERGRHMTIYVSLRDKALAASRALHGYPRLGSPYCFDPFEAADLRAKGLPERCYVRAVPGVTVIDTTDVSRGSTGHSNFLRSAVACRDFVDVIAGKPARPERVATPWAYIFRLIPDPADPKPDDNAICHRTAGDEED encoded by the coding sequence ATGCAACGCTGGATAGCCTCGACCCTTCCTGCCCTTCTGCTGACGGGCTGCATCTCGCCCGTCGATTACGGCGATGTCCGCCACGCCGCCTATGTCGCCGACCCGCGCTGCACCACGGCGGCGGGAGTGCCGGTCGATGCAGCGGCGCTGCCGCTCTTCTTCGTCACCAGCCGGCTGCCCGATTGCCGCACCGAGGCGGTCACGCTCACCAACCATCGCGGCGACACGATACGCTACGGCCGCTTCGCCGCACCGGGCGAGAGCACCATCGGCGGCAAGAAAAAATTCCGCACGCCGATGGCGTTCCAGGACGAGGGCGACTGGTGGCAGGCGCTGCAGGCCGAGACCGACCGCAAGCAGGGCCGCGTGCTCCTCTATGTCCACGGCTATCGCGAGACGTTCGAGACGACCTCGAAGGATGCTGCGCAGATCGCGCGCATGACCGGCTTCGACGGGCCGGTAATCGAATATAGCTGGCCGTCGCAGGGCGAAGTACTGAAATATGCGGTCGACGAAACCAATATGTATCATGACGTGCGCTATTTCGGAGATTTTCTGCGCACCCTCGCCGATCGGCCTTGGGTCAAGGAGATCGTCGTCGTGTCGCACTCGCTCGGCGCGCGGCTGGTGATCCCCGCGATCGCGACCGCCGATCGGCTGTCGCGCCGCGCCGGACGCGCGACGAACATCTCCAACATCATCCTCGCCTCGCCCGACATCGACCGCGAGACCTTCGAGCGCGACATCGCGGGCGACGTGCTGGCGCCCGAGCGCGTCGAGCGCGGGCGGCATATGACGATCTATGTCTCGCTGCGCGACAAGGCGCTCGCCGCCTCGCGCGCGCTGCACGGCTATCCGCGGCTCGGTTCGCCCTATTGCTTCGATCCGTTCGAGGCTGCCGACCTTCGCGCCAAGGGCCTGCCCGAGCGCTGCTATGTGCGCGCAGTGCCGGGCGTGACCGTGATCGACACGACCGACGTCTCGCGCGGATCGACCGGGCATAGCAATTTCCTGCGCAGCGCGGTCGCCTGCCGCGACTTCGTCGACGTGATCGCCGGCAAGCCCGCGCGGCCCGAGCGCGTCGCGACGCCTTGGGCCTATATCTTCCGCCTGATCCCCGATCCGGCCGACCCCAAGCCCGACGACAATGCGATCTGCCATCGCACCGCGGGCGACGAGGAGGATTGA
- the cobS gene encoding cobaltochelatase subunit CobS → MTDIPNSLPDHHGSTLLAAPDIEVDAREVFGVDIDMKVPAFSEADERVPDLDPAYVFDGDTTLAILAGFKFNRRVMVQGYHGTGKSTHIEQVAARLKWPCIRVNLDAHISRIDLVGRDAIVLRDGQQVTEFREGLLPWALQTPTALVFDEYDAGRPDVMFVIQRVLEAEGKLTLLDQNRVIRPNPHFRLFSTANTVGLGDTSGLYHGTQQINQGQMDRWNIVVTLNYLPAATESAIILAKVPGTDDATVANMVKVADLTRQGFINGDISTVMSPRTVISWAQNAAIFHNIGFAFRLSFLNKCDEAERMIVAEYYQRVFGEDLPEGVIGK, encoded by the coding sequence ATGACCGACATCCCGAACAGCCTCCCCGACCATCACGGTTCGACGCTTCTTGCGGCCCCGGATATCGAGGTCGACGCGCGCGAGGTGTTCGGCGTCGATATCGACATGAAGGTGCCGGCGTTCAGCGAGGCCGACGAGCGAGTCCCCGACCTCGACCCCGCCTATGTCTTCGACGGCGACACGACGCTCGCGATCCTCGCCGGGTTCAAGTTCAACCGCCGCGTCATGGTGCAGGGCTATCACGGCACCGGCAAGTCGACCCACATCGAGCAGGTCGCCGCCCGCCTCAAATGGCCGTGCATCCGCGTCAACCTCGACGCGCATATCAGCCGCATCGATCTCGTCGGTCGCGACGCGATCGTGCTGCGCGACGGCCAGCAGGTTACCGAGTTCCGCGAGGGCCTGCTCCCCTGGGCGCTGCAGACCCCGACCGCGCTCGTCTTCGACGAATATGACGCGGGGCGCCCCGACGTGATGTTCGTGATTCAGCGCGTGCTGGAGGCGGAGGGCAAGCTGACCCTGCTCGACCAGAACCGGGTCATCCGCCCGAACCCGCATTTCCGCCTCTTCTCGACCGCGAACACCGTCGGGCTCGGCGACACGAGCGGGCTCTATCACGGCACGCAGCAGATCAACCAGGGCCAGATGGACCGCTGGAACATCGTTGTCACGCTGAACTATCTGCCCGCCGCGACCGAAAGCGCGATCATCCTCGCCAAGGTTCCCGGCACCGACGACGCGACCGTCGCCAATATGGTGAAGGTCGCCGACCTGACACGCCAGGGCTTCATCAACGGCGACATCTCGACCGTGATGAGCCCACGCACGGTGATCAGCTGGGCGCAGAACGCCGCGATCTTCCACAATATCGGCTTCGCCTTCCGCCTGTCGTTCCTCAACAAGTGCGACGAAGCCGAACGGATGATCGTCGCCGAATATTATCAGCGCGTGTTCGGCGAGGATCTGCCCGAGGGCGTGATCGGCAAGTGA
- a CDS encoding nuclear transport factor 2 family protein has product MSDLDERRIETVRRHMALEITHDWDGVLATFEHPRYELLGPGTIFDGEAAVRSYFAASREPFPDQANEVIAIAADAATDTVLVEFWLTGTHLGPLRLGLRTIEPTGKAFRVRMAASFEFAPGSDKIVCERPYYDQSAVMKALEIF; this is encoded by the coding sequence ATGAGCGACCTCGACGAAAGGCGTATCGAAACCGTCCGCCGCCACATGGCGCTGGAGATCACGCACGATTGGGACGGCGTCCTCGCGACCTTCGAGCATCCGCGCTACGAACTGCTCGGTCCCGGCACCATCTTCGACGGCGAAGCGGCCGTGCGCTCCTATTTCGCCGCCTCGCGCGAGCCTTTTCCCGATCAGGCGAACGAGGTGATCGCGATCGCCGCCGACGCGGCGACCGACACGGTTCTCGTCGAATTCTGGCTGACCGGCACCCATCTCGGCCCGCTGCGGCTCGGCCTCCGCACGATCGAGCCGACCGGCAAGGCCTTTCGCGTCCGCATGGCGGCAAGCTTCGAATTCGCGCCCGGCAGCGACAAGATCGTCTGCGAACGCCCCTATTACGACCAGTCGGCGGTGATGAAGGCGCTCGAGATCTTCTGA